A region from the Sphingomonas flavescens genome encodes:
- the holA gene encoding DNA polymerase III subunit delta, producing MKLSKANLTRALDQPSRDIRFYLFHGPDEGQSRALAARLAEGQQASRILLSSGAIKSDPAALVDQAGALSLFGGTRVVWIEPATKDIEDGITALLEGPPPENFVVAIAGTLTKASSLLKIAESSPLAAAFASYAPEGQDAERMVADLGRRVGLKVSAPVAARLADACGNDQAIVLRELEKLALYLDASPHAPKELEHDALDDVGAESAESDFLRLADLALGGDIAELTEELVRLPTGGAEAIPVVRSLQRRLLMLAPARARIERGERVDAVMTSLGRAVFFKEKARIQRMLSRWKAADLAIVTERASRLERSLMFTDAPEREALGEELLAIARKARSL from the coding sequence GTGAAGCTTAGCAAGGCTAACCTGACCCGGGCACTGGACCAGCCCAGCCGCGACATTCGCTTCTATCTCTTCCACGGGCCGGACGAAGGACAGTCACGCGCTCTCGCCGCGCGTCTGGCCGAAGGACAACAGGCAAGCCGCATCTTGCTATCTTCCGGCGCGATCAAATCCGACCCCGCAGCGCTGGTTGATCAGGCGGGCGCGCTGAGCTTGTTTGGTGGCACGCGCGTCGTGTGGATCGAACCGGCGACAAAGGACATCGAGGACGGCATAACGGCGTTACTGGAGGGCCCGCCGCCTGAGAATTTCGTCGTGGCGATTGCGGGGACCCTGACGAAAGCCTCTTCGCTCCTGAAGATAGCGGAATCCTCGCCATTGGCGGCCGCGTTCGCCTCCTATGCGCCCGAAGGTCAGGATGCCGAGCGAATGGTCGCGGATCTTGGGCGCCGGGTGGGGCTGAAGGTCAGCGCTCCGGTCGCTGCTCGCCTCGCGGATGCTTGCGGCAATGATCAGGCCATTGTGCTCCGCGAGCTTGAGAAGCTCGCCCTTTACCTTGACGCCTCTCCACATGCGCCGAAGGAGTTGGAGCACGATGCGCTTGACGACGTGGGCGCCGAGAGCGCGGAGAGCGATTTTCTACGCCTTGCGGACTTGGCCCTGGGAGGCGACATCGCGGAACTGACCGAAGAGCTAGTCCGGCTGCCAACCGGGGGAGCGGAGGCAATCCCAGTCGTGCGGTCCTTGCAGCGGCGGTTGCTGATGCTGGCCCCGGCGCGAGCGCGCATTGAGCGAGGAGAGCGCGTCGATGCCGTCATGACGTCACTTGGCCGCGCCGTCTTTTTCAAGGAAAAAGCAAGAATTCAGCGGATGCTTTCGAGATGGAAAGCCGCGGATCTCGCCATTGTGACAGAGCGGGCAAGCAGGCTGGAGCGGTCATTGATGTTTACCGATGCGCCCGAACGAGAGGCGCTGGGAGAAGAGTTGCTCGCCATTGCTCGCAAGGCGCGCAGCCTCTAG
- the lptE gene encoding LPS assembly lipoprotein LptE, which produces MKRLLPPFAMIALTGCGLTPVYSGGSSGPVASALRSVSVAPIDGQAGWLVRNKLIDRLGAEGGNSAYRLEVKLDDNITSFGLRSDRAATQERRTLRARYQLVDSRSGMVVLDATAGSDMGIDIVSSEYATVAAEQTALENLADTVADQITARLALYASRTAGAK; this is translated from the coding sequence ATGAAGCGGCTCCTTCCGCCTTTTGCTATGATTGCCTTGACGGGATGCGGTCTCACGCCCGTCTATAGTGGCGGAAGCAGCGGACCCGTGGCGAGCGCGCTGCGCTCCGTGTCGGTGGCGCCGATCGATGGGCAGGCCGGATGGCTCGTGCGCAACAAATTGATCGATCGGCTGGGCGCGGAAGGAGGCAATTCGGCATATCGCCTCGAAGTGAAGCTGGACGACAACATCACCTCGTTTGGTCTGCGCAGCGACCGGGCAGCGACGCAGGAGCGGCGAACGCTGCGCGCCCGCTACCAGCTCGTCGACAGCCGCAGCGGAATGGTCGTCCTCGATGCCACTGCCGGATCCGACATGGGTATCGACATCGTCAGTTCGGAATACGCCACCGTGGCTGCCGAACAGACCGCGCTTGAGAATCTGGCCGATACCGTCGCAGATCAGATCACCGCGCGTCTGGCGCTCTACGCGTCGCGCACAGCCGGGGCGAAGTGA
- the leuS gene encoding leucine--tRNA ligase, producing MSSRFNPAEADRRWQARWDEAQSFRANSESDKPKTYVLEMFPYPSGRIHMGHVRNYTMGDVIARYRRMQGHEVLHPMGWDAFGMPAENAAMERKVHPGEWTWANIRTMREQLKQIGFALDWSRELATCDPAYYGHEQALFLDLFEGGLVYRKESEVNWDPVDMTVLANEQVIDGKGWRSGAQVERRKLAQWFLKITDFADDLLEGLKGLDAWPEKVRLMQENWIGKSQGLQFRFRLAEAIGGSDSVEVFTTRPDTIFGASFVAVAADHPIAQAAGAADSAAAAFIAECKAGGTSAAELETAEKKGFRTAVEAIHPLNPQWRLPVYIANFVLMDYGTGAIFGVPGHDQRDFEFARQYQLPVRRVVAFAPNLASEPIGNEAENAAGVAVNSEFLDGLTTEQAAAEIIRRAESAGWGHGTVQYRLRDWGVSRQRYWGTPIPIIHCASCGPVPVPREQLPVVLPDDIDFEKPGNPLERHPTWKHVDCPSCNGQATRETDTLDTFVDSSWYFIRFASQPGDKPFDRAEAEKWLPVAQYIGGVEHAILHLLYARFWTRALQHIGRIGMAEPFNGLFTQGMVTHETYRAGDGSWLSPGEVRKEGDDWVHIESGHPVTAGRVEKMSKSKRNTVDPEPILAKYGADAVRWFMLSDSPPERDLEWSEASIEGAARVVQRVWRLATTVADGEGDDRDLERKVNRVVSAVGEAIEGLQFNKAIAQLYELTSAIEKAPPSATRRPAVKTLVLLAAPAAPHLAEEAWAALGETGMIVDARWPTFDPALLVDDQITLAVQINGKLRDTLSAPRGLDRAAAQALALASEKVQRQLDGAAPRKVIVVPDRLVNIVA from the coding sequence ATGAGCAGCCGCTTCAACCCGGCTGAAGCCGATCGTCGCTGGCAGGCGCGCTGGGACGAGGCGCAGAGCTTTCGCGCAAACAGCGAAAGCGACAAGCCCAAGACCTACGTGCTGGAGATGTTCCCCTACCCATCGGGGCGCATTCACATGGGACACGTCCGCAACTACACGATGGGCGACGTCATCGCGCGCTACCGTCGGATGCAGGGGCACGAGGTGCTGCACCCGATGGGGTGGGATGCGTTCGGGATGCCGGCCGAGAATGCGGCGATGGAGCGCAAGGTCCATCCGGGCGAATGGACGTGGGCGAACATCCGGACGATGCGCGAGCAGCTGAAGCAGATCGGCTTCGCACTCGACTGGAGCCGCGAGCTCGCGACCTGCGACCCCGCCTATTATGGACACGAACAGGCGCTTTTCCTCGACCTGTTCGAGGGCGGCCTGGTCTATCGCAAGGAGAGCGAGGTCAATTGGGACCCGGTCGACATGACCGTGCTCGCCAACGAGCAGGTCATCGACGGCAAGGGCTGGCGGTCCGGGGCACAGGTCGAGCGGCGGAAGCTTGCCCAGTGGTTCCTGAAGATCACCGATTTCGCGGACGACCTGCTCGAAGGGCTGAAAGGTCTCGACGCATGGCCGGAAAAGGTCCGGCTGATGCAGGAGAATTGGATCGGCAAGAGCCAGGGCCTGCAGTTTCGCTTCCGCCTCGCCGAAGCAATTGGCGGGAGCGATTCCGTCGAGGTCTTCACAACGCGGCCGGACACCATTTTCGGCGCCAGTTTCGTCGCCGTGGCAGCCGATCACCCGATTGCGCAGGCCGCGGGAGCAGCGGATTCTGCCGCGGCGGCCTTCATTGCCGAGTGTAAGGCTGGCGGCACGAGCGCCGCCGAGCTGGAGACTGCGGAGAAGAAGGGCTTTCGCACCGCTGTCGAGGCCATTCATCCACTCAACCCGCAATGGCGCCTGCCAGTCTACATCGCGAATTTCGTGCTCATGGATTACGGCACGGGTGCAATCTTCGGTGTCCCAGGCCACGATCAACGCGATTTCGAATTTGCGAGGCAGTATCAGTTGCCCGTTCGCCGCGTTGTTGCATTCGCGCCGAATCTCGCGTCTGAGCCCATCGGCAACGAGGCGGAGAACGCGGCAGGCGTCGCCGTCAATTCCGAGTTTCTCGACGGCCTGACCACCGAGCAGGCGGCGGCGGAAATCATTCGCCGCGCCGAGTCAGCCGGCTGGGGTCATGGCACGGTGCAATACCGGCTCCGGGACTGGGGCGTTTCGCGCCAGCGCTACTGGGGCACGCCGATTCCGATCATCCATTGCGCCAGCTGCGGCCCGGTTCCGGTTCCGCGCGAGCAGCTGCCGGTCGTGCTTCCCGACGACATCGATTTCGAGAAGCCGGGCAACCCCCTAGAGCGGCACCCGACCTGGAAGCACGTCGACTGCCCCAGCTGCAATGGTCAGGCGACCCGCGAGACGGACACGCTCGACACGTTCGTCGACTCAAGTTGGTACTTCATTCGCTTCGCCAGCCAGCCGGGCGACAAGCCGTTCGACCGCGCCGAAGCGGAAAAATGGCTGCCCGTCGCGCAATATATCGGCGGCGTCGAGCATGCGATCCTGCACCTGCTCTATGCCCGCTTCTGGACACGCGCGCTCCAGCACATCGGCCGCATCGGCATGGCTGAGCCGTTCAACGGCCTCTTCACCCAGGGCATGGTCACGCACGAAACCTATCGCGCCGGCGACGGCAGCTGGCTGAGCCCAGGCGAAGTCCGCAAGGAAGGCGACGACTGGGTGCACATCGAAAGTGGACATCCGGTCACCGCCGGCCGCGTCGAGAAGATGTCCAAATCCAAGCGCAATACGGTCGATCCCGAGCCGATCCTCGCCAAATACGGCGCGGACGCGGTGCGCTGGTTCATGCTCTCCGACAGCCCGCCCGAACGCGACCTCGAATGGTCGGAAGCCAGCATCGAAGGCGCCGCGCGCGTCGTGCAGCGCGTCTGGCGCCTGGCGACTACAGTGGCCGATGGTGAGGGCGATGATCGTGACCTGGAGCGCAAGGTCAATCGGGTTGTCTCCGCCGTCGGCGAAGCGATCGAGGGTCTGCAGTTTAACAAGGCGATCGCGCAGCTGTACGAATTGACCAGCGCCATCGAGAAAGCGCCACCTTCCGCGACTCGGCGCCCGGCCGTGAAGACTCTAGTCCTGCTCGCGGCGCCCGCGGCGCCACATCTGGCGGAAGAAGCGTGGGCGGCCCTTGGCGAAACGGGCATGATTGTCGATGCGCGATGGCCGACGTTTGATCCTGCATTGCTGGTAGACGACCAAATAACCCTCGCCGTGCAAATCAATGGCAAGCTCCGCGACACGCTCAGCGCGCCACGTGGGCTCGATCGCGCTGCTGCACAGGCGTTGGCGCTGGCATCGGAAAAGGTTCAGCGGCAGCTCGACGGCGCCGCTCCTCGCAAGGTGATCGTCGTGCCCGACCGCTTGGTGAATATCGTCGCATGA
- a CDS encoding DUF3576 domain-containing protein: protein MNRLKTTAAAVMVLALATAGCARNRDLPTTMAPSQVTTLAINSYLWRAAVDTVSFAPLLQANAQNGVIITDWYANPRAPGERVKLTVAVLDPDLRADALRVSAARQVNQNGAWVDAPVSAATVQKLEDIILTRARDLRRAAVRG from the coding sequence ATGAACCGCCTCAAAACGACCGCCGCCGCCGTGATGGTTCTGGCCCTCGCCACCGCCGGCTGCGCGCGCAATCGCGACCTGCCCACGACCATGGCGCCGTCGCAGGTGACGACGCTGGCCATCAACTCCTATTTGTGGCGCGCTGCGGTGGATACCGTTTCCTTCGCGCCGCTGCTGCAGGCTAATGCGCAGAATGGCGTGATCATCACTGACTGGTATGCCAATCCGCGCGCGCCGGGCGAGCGGGTGAAGCTCACCGTGGCGGTGCTCGATCCGGATTTGCGCGCTGACGCCCTGCGCGTTTCCGCAGCCCGCCAGGTCAACCAGAACGGCGCGTGGGTCGATGCGCCGGTTTCGGCCGCGACGGTCCAGAAGCTGGAGGACATCATCCTGACCCGTGCTCGCGACCTGCGCCGCGCCGCCGTCCGCGGCTAG
- a CDS encoding porin, whose amino-acid sequence MLRVAQKKAGKWVAAAAAAGLVLTPAIAANLPGTKKKAPAIALSFDPVSSFTPANADPKLAAALAGKGLALTDFKFTPAPAKGRPSQVRVAIRARVATPAQTQLASVAAPTAAVNALTPTGYNLGVAVGWKRFAVSGDVAKAESADKAIGGRETAVLGVSYSLSNKLSTRVAVGAERSTGNPLPALRQGDKVSVDAGASYSLSRRLALTGGVRYDRERASTLRDDRRDSQAVYVGTAFKF is encoded by the coding sequence TTGCTCAGAGTCGCGCAGAAGAAGGCAGGGAAGTGGGTTGCGGCAGCCGCCGCGGCCGGCCTCGTGCTGACTCCTGCGATTGCGGCCAATCTGCCGGGCACCAAGAAGAAAGCGCCGGCGATTGCGTTGAGCTTCGATCCCGTGTCCTCATTCACGCCGGCGAATGCGGATCCCAAGCTTGCCGCGGCACTTGCCGGCAAGGGTCTCGCGCTGACCGACTTCAAGTTTACGCCGGCACCGGCCAAGGGTCGTCCTTCACAGGTGCGGGTTGCGATCCGGGCGCGCGTTGCGACCCCGGCGCAGACCCAGCTCGCCAGCGTCGCCGCGCCGACGGCGGCGGTGAATGCGCTGACGCCGACGGGCTACAACCTCGGTGTTGCCGTGGGTTGGAAGCGATTCGCGGTGTCGGGTGACGTCGCGAAGGCCGAGAGTGCCGACAAGGCGATTGGTGGTCGCGAGACCGCGGTGCTTGGCGTCAGCTATTCGCTTAGCAATAAGCTGAGCACGCGCGTTGCTGTTGGTGCCGAACGCAGCACCGGCAATCCGCTGCCGGCGCTTCGCCAGGGCGATAAGGTTTCGGTCGACGCCGGTGCTTCCTACTCGCTATCGCGGCGCCTCGCTCTCACCGGCGGCGTCCGTTACGACCGCGAGCGGGCCTCGACGCTGCGTGATGACCGGCGCGATAGCCAGGCGGTCTACGTCGGCACCGCGTTCAAGTTCTAA
- a CDS encoding thiamine phosphate synthase: protein MTRRQTLPERWFIVTGSQTLSDIRERTGHYGLLLLPDVPTGVRTEVKRLSRRRALPLIEEKAGASFRVHDMRELRRALGRRSPIILISPINATRTHPDWQPMPRMRAATLARLTNRTAIALGGMNARRYAKIAPLGFIGWAGISGFRT from the coding sequence GTGACACGCCGCCAGACATTGCCGGAACGCTGGTTCATCGTAACCGGTTCGCAAACGCTTTCCGACATCCGCGAGCGGACTGGACATTACGGACTGCTGCTCCTGCCGGACGTTCCGACAGGCGTACGGACGGAAGTGAAGCGACTATCCCGGCGCCGAGCGCTTCCCCTGATCGAAGAGAAGGCGGGTGCGTCGTTCCGCGTGCACGATATGCGTGAACTGCGGCGGGCTCTCGGCCGCCGCTCGCCCATCATCTTGATCTCCCCGATCAATGCCACGCGCACCCATCCGGACTGGCAGCCCATGCCGCGCATGCGCGCGGCCACCCTCGCTCGTCTCACCAATCGGACGGCGATCGCACTCGGTGGAATGAATGCGCGGCGTTACGCGAAAATCGCGCCGCTCGGCTTCATCGGGTGGGCAGGAATTTCGGGGTTTAGAACTTGA
- a CDS encoding YggS family pyridoxal phosphate-dependent enzyme → MSSPAQRRQQILDDIARAAIVAKRDPADVQLIAVSKGHPVELIEQLIDVGQRDFGENRVQEALSKWPALIARYPDLRLHGIGQLQSNKAAEAVRLFDVIHSVDRVSLLDALAKEAVKADRRPAVYVQVNIGEEQQKGGCPIDEVGPLIEAVRDSSLPLAGLMAIPPQGVEPSPFFALLAKIARRHDVNGLSMGMSSDYKAAVMLGATAVRVGSALFED, encoded by the coding sequence ATGAGCAGTCCCGCCCAACGTCGCCAGCAGATTTTGGATGACATCGCCCGCGCGGCGATCGTGGCCAAGCGCGATCCCGCCGATGTGCAGCTGATCGCCGTGAGCAAGGGCCATCCGGTTGAGCTCATCGAGCAACTGATCGACGTCGGCCAGCGCGACTTCGGTGAAAATCGCGTGCAGGAAGCGCTGTCAAAGTGGCCTGCGCTCATCGCCAGGTATCCGGACCTCCGGCTGCACGGCATCGGCCAGTTGCAGTCGAACAAGGCGGCGGAGGCGGTGCGGTTGTTCGACGTCATTCACTCGGTCGATCGTGTCTCGCTGCTCGACGCTCTCGCGAAGGAGGCTGTCAAGGCGGATCGGCGGCCGGCCGTCTATGTTCAGGTGAATATCGGCGAGGAACAGCAAAAGGGTGGCTGCCCGATCGATGAAGTCGGACCCCTGATCGAAGCGGTACGCGATTCCTCGCTTCCGCTTGCGGGCTTGATGGCCATTCCGCCGCAAGGCGTTGAACCATCGCCGTTTTTTGCCCTGCTGGCGAAGATTGCGCGACGTCATGACGTCAACGGTCTCAGCATGGGGATGTCGAGCGACTATAAAGCCGCAGTGATGCTTGGGGCCACTGCCGTGCGTGTCGGCAGCGCATTGTTCGAAGACTGA
- a CDS encoding HAD family phosphatase: MRPRAIIFDFDGVLLESELEFNRIAADLLTELGHPVTVEEALTHFVGLSGKDVVSAIESKIGAPLPADYQPRMKESGRRVLREGIAAVAGAIEFVRSLPPEMPLAVASSSSTRWMQGHLNHLGLADAFGDHLYSGAEHVERGKPAPDLYLHAARSLEVSIDECAIIEDSRVGATGALASGGRVIGLAAGSHCLDGHADMLRALGVKDIAHSFADVSRLLGLA, from the coding sequence GTGCGGCCGCGGGCAATCATCTTCGACTTCGACGGCGTGCTGCTGGAGAGCGAGCTGGAATTCAACCGGATCGCTGCCGATCTGCTCACCGAACTCGGACATCCCGTGACTGTCGAGGAGGCGCTAACTCACTTCGTTGGCCTTAGCGGCAAGGACGTGGTCTCGGCGATCGAGAGCAAGATCGGTGCGCCGCTCCCGGCCGACTATCAACCGCGGATGAAGGAAAGCGGCCGGCGCGTGCTGCGCGAAGGCATTGCCGCCGTGGCGGGTGCAATCGAGTTTGTGCGATCACTTCCCCCGGAGATGCCGCTTGCCGTCGCTTCGTCCAGCTCAACGCGCTGGATGCAGGGTCACCTCAATCATCTCGGCTTAGCCGACGCTTTCGGCGACCACCTTTACAGTGGCGCCGAGCATGTCGAGCGCGGCAAGCCCGCGCCGGATCTTTATCTCCACGCGGCGCGCTCGCTTGAGGTGTCGATCGACGAGTGCGCGATCATCGAGGATTCGCGCGTCGGCGCGACGGGCGCGCTGGCGTCGGGCGGGCGTGTCATCGGGCTGGCGGCAGGGTCGCATTGTCTCGACGGGCATGCGGACATGTTGCGGGCCCTTGGCGTTAAGGACATTGCGCACAGCTTCGCGGATGTCTCGCGACTGCTCGGACTGGCTTAG
- the ribA gene encoding GTP cyclohydrolase II, producing the protein MPVAVLAVETATHELLDLLDPKHEAHLLISGQRAAALNLANEREAADPAAPVVIARAGWLDARTALALADPGRDVERAPAGPLQPVSTPCAETGSAALDLARSAGLLPALWLLNPTAATTAVSVADIEEARRNPKVEIVARAKLPLDDLPPTQIVAFRAMDDGQQHIALVIGAFGGRPPLVRLHSECLTGDVFGSLKCDCGPQLREALRIIGEAGGGVLLYLRQEGRGIGLANKVRAYALQDRGLDTVDANQRLGFADDLRDYGPAAAMLRALGIDEVRLLTNNPSKVDGLVAAGIRVAERVAHHMPTNPHNADYIATKQRRSGHLGG; encoded by the coding sequence ATGCCGGTCGCGGTGCTCGCCGTGGAAACCGCGACGCATGAATTGTTGGATCTGCTCGATCCAAAACACGAAGCGCACTTGCTGATCAGCGGCCAGCGCGCTGCCGCCCTGAACCTGGCGAATGAACGCGAGGCTGCGGATCCCGCCGCCCCGGTCGTTATCGCTCGGGCCGGTTGGCTCGATGCGCGTACGGCCCTGGCGCTGGCCGATCCCGGCCGTGACGTTGAACGCGCGCCGGCGGGACCGCTCCAGCCAGTCAGCACGCCTTGCGCTGAGACCGGAAGTGCCGCGCTGGATCTCGCCCGGAGTGCCGGGTTGCTGCCCGCCCTTTGGCTGCTCAACCCGACAGCGGCGACGACCGCCGTCAGCGTGGCGGACATCGAGGAGGCGCGCCGGAATCCCAAGGTGGAGATCGTGGCTCGCGCGAAACTCCCGCTCGACGACTTGCCCCCAACGCAGATCGTCGCCTTTCGCGCGATGGACGATGGCCAGCAGCATATCGCGCTCGTCATTGGCGCGTTCGGCGGCCGCCCGCCACTGGTGCGCCTGCACAGCGAGTGCCTGACCGGCGACGTGTTCGGTTCGCTCAAGTGCGATTGCGGACCGCAGCTTCGAGAGGCGCTCCGGATCATCGGCGAAGCCGGCGGCGGCGTGCTCCTCTACTTGCGACAGGAAGGTCGCGGGATTGGTCTGGCCAACAAGGTTCGCGCCTATGCGTTGCAGGACCGGGGCCTCGATACTGTCGACGCCAATCAGCGGCTCGGCTTTGCCGACGACCTCCGCGATTACGGACCCGCCGCGGCGATGCTCCGCGCTTTAGGCATCGACGAAGTTCGCCTGCTTACGAACAATCCCAGCAAGGTCGATGGCCTGGTGGCCGCCGGAATCCGGGTCGCGGAGCGAGTGGCGCATCATATGCCCACCAACCCGCACAACGCAGACTATATCGCCACGAAGCAGCGGCGCAGCGGTCACTTGGGCGGCTAA
- a CDS encoding exodeoxyribonuclease III, producing the protein MKIASWNINSVRARPALVERLIVEQQPDILCLQETKVVDGIFPTEMFDRHGYKHRQLNGQRMHHGVAILSRVPLADPGKHDWQDNGEARHIGARLECGIRIENVYVPAGGDTPDRHLNPKFGQKLDFIERMTRWSEGLREPTIIVGDFNVAPLECDVWSHKALINVVSHTPVEVEALGRLQQAHDWIDIGRRFVPPPERLFTWWSYRSPDWTKNDRGRRLDHMWASPTLAGHLKAHAVLEPCRNWERPSDHVPLICEIDV; encoded by the coding sequence GTGAAGATTGCGTCCTGGAACATCAACTCGGTCCGCGCGCGTCCCGCGCTGGTCGAACGGCTGATCGTCGAGCAGCAGCCGGACATCCTGTGCCTGCAGGAGACCAAGGTCGTGGACGGCATCTTCCCGACCGAGATGTTCGACCGTCACGGCTACAAGCACCGCCAGCTCAACGGACAGCGTATGCACCATGGCGTCGCGATCCTGAGCCGCGTTCCGCTCGCGGATCCGGGCAAGCACGACTGGCAGGACAATGGCGAAGCGCGGCACATCGGCGCGCGGCTCGAATGCGGCATCCGCATCGAGAACGTTTACGTCCCCGCGGGAGGCGACACACCTGACCGTCACCTCAATCCCAAGTTCGGGCAGAAGCTCGACTTTATCGAGCGCATGACCCGCTGGTCCGAGGGGCTCCGCGAGCCGACCATCATCGTCGGCGACTTCAACGTCGCGCCGCTGGAGTGCGACGTGTGGAGTCACAAGGCGCTCATCAACGTCGTCAGCCACACGCCGGTCGAGGTCGAGGCGCTCGGCCGGCTGCAGCAGGCGCATGACTGGATCGATATCGGCCGCAGGTTCGTGCCCCCGCCCGAGCGGCTGTTCACCTGGTGGAGCTATCGCTCACCCGACTGGACGAAGAATGACCGTGGCCGCCGCCTTGATCACATGTGGGCCTCGCCGACGCTCGCGGGTCACCTCAAGGCCCATGCCGTGCTTGAACCGTGCCGGAACTGGGAACGGCCGTCGGACCACGTCCCGCTGATTTGCGAGATCGACGTTTGA
- a CDS encoding outer membrane lipoprotein carrier protein LolA translates to MFSKSFARALVPAAIVAAVPASAAAPSPDLARLKAHLSGVQTMTANFTQIDARGRAATGTLQMKRPGRIRFQYGGNDLLLVADGKRLTFLDYTVGQKSSWPLSRTPLGPLLSGSPDFNGKAEILPSTDNRIVVARAKSAGQYGQLTLAFLRNASAPGGLQLYGWTAIDPQNNRTTVKLTNVRFNVAVPESAFTYAEPKKKR, encoded by the coding sequence ATGTTCAGCAAGTCCTTTGCGCGCGCCCTTGTTCCAGCGGCCATCGTCGCCGCGGTCCCGGCCAGCGCGGCGGCCCCATCGCCCGACCTCGCCCGCCTCAAGGCGCACCTGTCTGGCGTCCAGACAATGACTGCCAATTTTACGCAGATCGATGCTCGCGGCCGTGCTGCGACTGGCACGCTGCAGATGAAACGGCCTGGCCGCATCCGCTTCCAATATGGCGGCAACGACCTCCTGCTGGTCGCCGACGGCAAGCGACTGACCTTCCTCGATTATACCGTCGGGCAGAAGTCGAGTTGGCCGCTGTCGCGGACGCCGCTCGGACCGCTTCTGTCGGGATCGCCGGACTTCAACGGCAAGGCGGAGATCCTGCCGAGTACCGACAACCGCATCGTCGTCGCCCGGGCCAAAAGCGCTGGGCAATATGGCCAGCTGACGCTCGCCTTTCTGCGCAACGCGTCCGCTCCGGGCGGGCTTCAGCTCTACGGCTGGACGGCCATTGACCCGCAAAACAACCGCACCACAGTCAAATTGACGAACGTCCGCTTCAATGTCGCCGTGCCCGAAAGCGCGTTCACCTACGCGGAGCCAAAGAAGAAGCGATAA